A section of the Leptidea sinapis chromosome 26, ilLepSina1.1, whole genome shotgun sequence genome encodes:
- the LOC126972388 gene encoding facilitated trehalose transporter Tret1-like gives MMETPTMHMLSVQEKGGETRRTNQYIAAIAAAIGAVVAGTILAWTSPALPQLEPPKNNSLIKPLDVFLDNSTSNETVLINSLGDPADFLLNTKESSLVSSTLAIGAAISALPVGVFAQKFGRRPTILILAGPFMVNWLLTIFANGPGMLIAARFFAGLATGGICVAAPMYIGEIAETSIRGSLGAFFQLFLTVGILFTFVIGGWTHWRTLSIISAALPVLLVAVFWWMPETPQFLLDKNRRRDAERSLRWLRGPDADISTELDDMQKDVDKASRQRGGMVHMLTNRASLMALICSLGLMFFQQFSGINAVIFYTNNIFQSAGSDIPPAIATIIIGVVQTIATYISSLLIERAGRRILLLQSCIIMGLCLIILGTYFKLQDGGIDLSAVGWIPLVCLMLFIVSFSLGFGPIPWMMMAELFSVEFRGTASGIAVIMNWLLVFIVTLCFPLMKDGIGIYSCFWFFSGFMIVCIFFVFFLIPETKGKTISQIQTILGGKA, from the exons ATGATGGAGACACCAACAATGCACATGCTCTCCGTCCAGGAGAAGGGCGGAGAGACACGGAGAACCAACCAGTACATTGCAGCCATTGccg CTGCCATAGGCGCGGTCGTTGCCGGCACAATTCTCGCCTGGACATCACCAGCGCTCCCACAACTAGAACCACCGAAGAACAACTCCTTAATTAAGCCCTTGGACGTCTTTTTGGACAACTCTACCTCTAATGAGACGGTCCTCATCAATTCGCTGGGAGACCCTGCTGATTTTCTACTCAACACTAAGGaga GCTCCCTCGTTTCATCAACACTGGCTATTGGTGCAGCTATCAGCGCCTTGCCTGTGGGAGTGTTCGCGCAGAAATTCGGAAGACGACCAACCATCCTGATCCTTGCTGGCCCGTTCATGGTTAACTGGCTCCTCACGATCTTTGCCAACGGACCTGGCATGCTTATCGCTGCAAGATTCTTCGCTGGTTTAGCTACTG GTGGCATTTGCGTCGCAGCGCCAATGTACATCGGTGAGATAGCTGAGACTTCCATTCGAGGTTCACTCGGTGCCTTCTTCCAGCTGTTCCTGACCGTGGGGATTCTCTTTACCTTTGTGATCGGCGGGTGGACGCATTGGAGGACTTTGTCCATCATATCTGCAGCATTGCCTGTGCTTTTGGTTGCTGTGTTTTG GTGGATGCCAGAAACCCCACAGTTTCTTTTAGATAAAAACAGGCGCAGAGACGCAGAAAGGTCTTTGCGCTGGCTTCGCGGACCCGACGCAGATATCTCTACTGAACTCGATGATATGCAGAAAGAT GTGGACAAAGCATCTCGTCAGCGTGGGGGCATGGTTCACATGTTAACCAACCGCGCTTCGCTTATGGCGCTGATCTGCTCCTTGGGCCTCATGTTCTTCCAACAATTCAGTGGCATCAACGCTGTTATCTTCTACACCAACAACATCTTCCAGTCTGCAGGTTCCGACATTCCGCCTGCCATTGCCACCATCATCATCGGAGTGGTCCAAACAATTGCTACATATATATCCTCTTTGTTGATCGAAAGAGCTGGCCGAAGAATTCTACTCCTTCAAAGTTGCATCATTATGGGCTTGTGTTTGATCATTTTAGGAACTTACTTCAAACTGCAAGATGGTGGCATTGATTTATCAGCAGTTGGCTGGATCCCTCTGGTTTGCTTGATGTTGTTCATTGTCTCCTTTTCTTTAGGATTCGGCCCTATTCCCTGGATGATGATGGCTGAGTTGTTTTCAGTAGAATTTAGAGGCACCGCTTCCGGTATTGCGGTGATCATGAACTGGCTTTTGGTTTTCATCGTGACCCTATGTTTCCCACTGATGAAAGACGGAATAGGAATATACAGTTGCTTTTGGTTCTTCTCCGgttttatgattgtatgtatctTCTTTGTTTTCTTCTTGATTCCGGAGACTAAGGGAAAGACTATTTCGCAGATTCAGACAATTCTTGGGGGTAAAGCTTAA